From the genome of Lotus japonicus ecotype B-129 chromosome 6, LjGifu_v1.2, one region includes:
- the LOC130724884 gene encoding putative F-box/LRR-repeat protein 23, with translation MASCLSSGKKAKRESTMGPNWLELPKELTTNILQRLGVAEIVTSASQVCSLWWNICKDPLMWRTIDMSEDSNHPNYKFEMICRNAIDRSCGHLEDISIGRFATNDLLKYIADRTNRLRCFQLQKCMAISDKGLIEVAKKLSQLEEFDISYTNLTKDSLKAIGRCCPNLKALKFKPYGVLYDADADADAFAIAETMPKLRHLQFVQNRFSNEGLDAILDGCPLLEYLDLGFCHNKTYLTSKKIISMRPGFHFTSRIMITDGCMIIGFTEVNEENISQFIDV, from the exons ATGGCGTCGTGTTTGAGTTCAGGGAAGAAAGCAAAGCGTGAGAGCACAATGGGGCCTAATTGGCTTGAACTTCCAAAAGAGCTAACTACAAACATACTTCAAAGGCTAGGTGTTGCTGAAATTGTGACAAGTGCAAGTCAAGTGTGCTCTTTGTGGTGGAACATTTGCAAGGATCCACTCATGTGGCGCACTATTGACATGAGCGAAGACTCCAACCATCCAAACTATAAATTTGAGATGATTTGTCGCAATGCCATTGATCGAAGTTGCGGTCATCTAGAAGATATTAGTATTGGAAGATTTGCCACTAATGATCTTCTCAAATACATAGCTGATAG AACAAACCGCCTACGTTGCTTCCAGCTTCAAAAATGCATGGCTATTTCAGACAAAggattgattgaagttgctaagAAGCTTTCACAGTTAGAGGAGTTTGACATTTCATATACCAACCTAACTAAGGATTCTCTGAAAGCTATTGGCCGATGTTGCCCTAATTTGAAAGCATTAAAATTTAAGCCATACGGAGTTCTCTATGATGCGGATGCGGATGCGGATGCGTTTGCTATTGCAGAAACCATGCCTAAGCTACGCCATCTACAATTTGTTCAAAACCGTTTCAGCAATGAAGGCTTGGATGCCATTCTTGATGGTTGTCCTCTTCTTGAATATCTTGACCTGGGATTTTGTCATAATAAAACTTATTTGACATCCAAGAAAATCATATCAATGAGACCTGGCTTTCACTTTACTTCCAGGATAATGATTACTGATGGGTGCATGATTATTGGTTTTACTGAGGTAAATGAAGAGAATATTTCTCAATTTATCGATGTATAA
- the LOC130724885 gene encoding F-box protein SKIP19 — translation MASCLRLGKNDMGESTIEPNWLELPRELTTNILQRLGVVEIVTSACRVCSLWWDICKDPFMWRTIDMNYYNYQIYKLENWCRYAIDRSCGHLEDISIKYFDTDDFLNYIADSPQGE, via the exons ATGGCATCGTGTTTGAGATTGGGGAAGAATGACATGGGAGAGAGCACAATTGAACCAAACTGGCTTGAACTTCCAAGAGAATTAACAACAAACATACTTCAAAGGCTAGGTGTTGTTGAAATTGTGACAAGTGCATGTCGAGTGTGCTCGTTGTGGTGGGATATTTGCAAGGACCCTTTCATGTGGCGCACCATTGACATGAACTATTACAACTATCAAATCTATAAATTGGAGAATTGGTGTCGTTATGCCATTGATCGGAGCTGCGGTCATCTGGAAGACATTAGTATTAAATATTTTGACACGGATGACTTCCTCAATTACATAGCTGATAG TCCACAAGGTGAGTAG
- the LOC130723883 gene encoding F-box protein SKIP19-like, producing the protein MRRLRLGGRSTSHLRRLRLPQCESISNNGLVEAAKKLPLLEELHDIPFGKLTQDSLKAIGRCCPHLKTLKFSMSQYDMFLDGDVFAIVETMPKLRYLQIPGNFLTDKGFHDIVDGCRLLEFLDLGYCYNNDLTGSLRKMWSDCRSKRYGFELKYKMF; encoded by the exons ATGAGGCGACTACGGTTGGGGGGAAGAAG CACAAGCCACCTACGTCGCTTGCGGCTTCCACAATGCGAGTCAATTTCAAATAATGGATTGGTTGAAGCTGCTAAGAAACTTCCACTGCTAGAGGAACTTCATGATATTCCATTTGGCAAACTAACTCAGGATTCTCTAAAAGCAATAGGCCGATGTTGCCCGCATTtgaaaacattaaaatttaGCATGAGCCAGTACGACATGTTCCTTGATGGGGATGTTTTTGCTATTGTAGAAACCATGCCAAAGCTACGCTATCTACAGATTCCAGGAAACTTTCTCACTGATAAAGGCTTCCATGATATTGTTGATGGTTGTCGGCTTCTTGAATTTCTTGACCTGGGATATTGTTATAATAATGATTTGACTGGAAGTTTGAGGAAAATGTGGAGTGATTGCAGATCAAAGAGATATGGCTTCGAATTGAAATATAAGATGTTTTAA
- the LOC130723881 gene encoding glutathione S-transferase DHAR3, chloroplastic — translation MSTARVHVSALSATVNHLRLRPTTAVSPNCFNTHSRKPLRVSMSSVPPSEPVEIAVKASLTTPNTLGDCPFSQRVLLTLEEKHLPYEAKFVDLSNKPEWFLQISPEGKVPVIKFDEKWVPDSDIITQTLEEKYPSPPLVTPPEKSTVGSKIFSTFIGFLKSKDPNDGTEQALLSELSSFNDYLKDNGPFVNGKDISAADLSLGPKLYHLEIALGHYKKWTVPDSLTFLKSYMKAIFSRESFIKTRAQPQDVVEGWRPKVEG, via the exons ATGTCCACAGCCAGAGTTCACGTGTCGGCGCTCTCCGCCACCGTCAACCACCTCCGCCTCCGCCCAACCACCGCCGTTTCACCCAACTGCTTCAACACCCATTCCAGGAAGCCTCTCAGGGTGTCCATGTCTTCAGTTCCTCCTTCGGAACCCGTCGAAATCGCCGTTAAAGCTTCTCTCACCACACCCAACACCCTCGGCGACT GCCCCTTTTCCCAAAGGGTATTGTTGACACTGGAGGAAAAACATCTACCTTATGAGGCGAAGTTTGTGGATTTAAGCAACAAGCCAGAATG GTTCCTTCAAATCAGCCCCGAAGGTAAAGTTCCTGTGATAAAGTTTGATGAGAAGTGGGTTCCAGATTCAGATATTATCACACAAACATTGGAAGAGAAGTATCCTAGCCCACCATTGGTGACCCCGCCTGAAAAGTCTACAGT TGGATCAAAGATTTTTTCTACATTTATCGGATTTCTCAAGAGCAAAGATCCCAATGACGGAACAGAGCAAGCATTACTAAGTGAACTAAGCTCCTTCAATGATTACCTCAAGGACAAT GGTCCTTTTGTCAATGGGAAAGACATATCTGCAGCAGACTTGTCACTTGGACCAAAGCTATACCATTTGGAAATTGCTTTGGGGCATTATAAGAAATGGACTGTACCAGATTCACTTACCTTTCTGAAATCTTATATGAAG GCTATTTTCTCAAGGGAATCATTCATTAAAACACGTGCACAACCACAGGATGTCGTTGAAGGTTGGCGTCCCAAAGTGGAAGGCTGA